Part of the Plasmodium malariae genome assembly, chromosome: 9 genome is shown below.
TAAATGTGGAAAATAATGTCTCATAGTTTTAGACATACCCGCGCACGTACCCATACACacacatgtatttatatgtgtatataggaaaagaaaaaaaaaaaataattaactcGCTTAGTGGATACTTAGGTGACATTACttcctatatttttattctgaGCCTGCACATTCgcaaaagtatatatatatatatatatatatatatatatatatatatatatatatatacatatatgcatattagtACAAATATACACTTCCATTCATATGAACACGCGCTTATTTGTAGTTCCTTTTCACTTCAAAAGTTATCTTTTTATCCTATCTCCCTCTTTTagcatttcttttttttcgagTTCTGAAATAAATATGCGCTTTATTCCTACTATTACTAAGTGGAAAAACTAAATTGTAAACCAAATAGTAAATCAAAATTATTACGCGATAAAATTCGCCATTTTTCTAACTTTTCCTTTtgtatgtttataataacaaaaaaggaaCGAGTAATAAGTAGGGAGAAGGAGAGAGGAGGaaaattttagaatttaCTAGCTGTCTAAAGGGTTataatttccatttttctttctttcatcttttttttttttttttttgctcctATAACCTTTCGCACTTCTCTTGTGCCCCATAATACagaaaatatttgttatccTTTGATAGTTAACTGCAACGATACGTTAAACTAGGTACCTTCTTAAAATTGTTCATACCTACTttaatttctattttattaaaagggGGATCAacaaaatttacatatacatatagatacatatacatatatatacatatagatacatatacatatatatacatatagatacatatacatataaatatataaacatataaatacatatacatatatatatatataatacatacgtatataatcTGATAATTTTCCATTATCTTTAAAACTTTTCTTTGGTTCCCCACttgtatgttttatttacgctaatacaagaaaataaaattttccatTATTGTGTGTAGCACTGTCATCCAGTATTTAGAAGGCTACCGGCGTGAACGCTAAGATGTTCCAAAAtcgatattttatttttcctgtttttcctgtttttcctgtttttcctgatttttctgtttttcctgtttttcctgtatttttatctttattattttgttcatattattactattcatatcattattattcacgtcattattttacttatttatttttttttttctattttgctattttttttgtcctaAGTGTTCTTTCTAGAGTGCCTCTTCACAAACGCAACTCTTGACACCCCAAcctaaaaacaaataaatgaagagCAATTTACTTTTATCCTTAAATAATGCAAAAGATTATTTAAAGAAGAGAAACGAAAATGGGGAGTCCGTGTACGATCATATAtgtgatataataaattttattgtagTGGAGAAACCAGATAAAtgttatgaaaattttgagATAATATCAAGTCATATAAaggaaagtaaaaaaaatggttGTACTAGTAGTAATGAtgttaatagtaataaagTAGGACAAATAGATTTGAAGGATAACAATTtagataattatattttaagtgattatataaagaaaaaaaaagaatggctagaaaaaattaagttccTATTTCAAAAGAGTTCAGAAAATAAGCCCATTCGTTTACCCTTTATAAGAAATTTGTATGAACAGgtcaaattaataaattggGCTGGttacaatattaaaaaagatttaaTATGTTACATTAATAACTCCATAAAACAGATACTAAAACAATACAAGGAAGaattaatatcattaaaCTTTTGGGGAATACTTAAgggaataaaaaatgattactATATACTAGAGGGTCAACTCAAAAAGGatactaatattttttcgcgtaagaaaaaaaactcCATATATTCTGACGACTCTACTCGTGAGGTATCGTCAAATGGTGGATCTTCTTCATCAATCCtcaaaaatgataatagcAGCAGAGGCAGAGGAAGTAGAGACAATGACAGCAGAAGTAATGAAAGTAGAAACAGTAGCAACAGAGACAGTAACAGCAGAGGTAATAATCACAGCGACAATGACGATGAACTATACGACAAAAGAGGGGACAAAGGAAGAAGGGGAAAAACAAAGAGACCAGGAAGAGAGAAAAGAAAACCTTCTAGTAGTGGCAAGTACGCGTATACAAAGGAGGACTACAaccattttaataaaaatgtaaataaacaTGTATATTGGGTTTCAATTAATGGAACAGATAAATggattttattaaaatttacgacaccagaatatattaaaatagcTAGTCAAACGAACAAAATTCTTACTGGCAATATGAATCATATAATAACATCCTTTCCTAATATTGctataaaagaaaaacattacCTAAGAGCCATTATTTCTATCATCTCGTCCAATACACATATATCAcctaaaaattattatatttcaaaaagtaaaaacaaaataaatagaaaaaaaaaaaggaaaaagagaagaaacaATCGAGGTAATGATGAAGGGGAACAAGATGAAGAGGAGAACGAAGAGGATGACGAAGATGAAGATGAAGAGGACGAGGAGGACGAAGATGATAAACAACGATATGATGAGGAGGAGGAAAGTCAAGAAGAACATAGAGACCAAAACGAAGAAGAAGaacaagaagaaaaagaagattaTGAGACACCATATAATGACGAGATAgttgaaaataagaaattccAATACGAcactaattttttacaaaatattgaaaattggGTATATTCTAAACATCATTTTTTACCTAATGGACATATAGATTACCCTAAGAAGATGAAATccaaaaggaataaaaaaattcaaaatattattaaacaaaatcctcctttaaaagttttaagaaatattaacCCTCAAAAAGAAAATCAACACAGTCATAcatggaaaataaaacacCTTAACCATGGTCATTATTATGGTGTTCATAACTCACATTATGAcataattatcatttataatttctttttttatggaGCCTTT
Proteins encoded:
- the PmUG01_09014300 gene encoding radial spoke head protein, putative gives rise to the protein MKSNLLLSLNNAKDYLKKRNENGESVYDHICDIINFIVVEKPDKCYENFEIISSHIKESKKNGCTSSNDVNSNKVGQIDLKDNNLDNYILSDYIKKKKEWLEKIKFLFQKSSENKPIRLPFIRNLYEQVKLINWAGYNIKKDLICYINNSIKQILKQYKEELISLNFWGILKGIKNDYYILEGQLKKDTNIFSRKKKNSIYSDDSTREVSSNGGSSSSILKNDNSSRGRGSRDNDSRSNESRNSSNRDSNSRGNNHSDNDDELYDKRGDKGRRGKTKRPGREKRKPSSSGKYAYTKEDYNHFNKNVNKHVYWVSINGTDKWILLKFTTPEYIKIASQTNKILTGNMNHIITSFPNIAIKEKHYLRAIISIISSNTHISPKNYYISKSKNKINRKKKRKKRRNNRGNDEGEQDEEENEEDDEDEDEEDEEDEDDKQRYDEEEESQEEHRDQNEEEEQEEKEDYETPYNDEIVENKKFQYDTNFLQNIENWVYSKHHFLPNGHIDYPKKMKSKRNKKIQNIIKQNPPLKVLRNINPQKENQHSHTWKIKHLNHGHYYGVHNSHYDIIIIYNFFFYGAFTVYFNKQYFNFYIGNGIKSKHAFIHTYQPGKVYSDKSELSEEDQTS